aagaactgataatttatatatatatcctcaAAAAAGTCACGCATACATATAGGCACATACAGACACAATTTTATTCTCCCTGGATACCTTGGCATTGGCAGTGAATCCTTTCATGGATTTGAGTTGACCGTATCCACTTATCCCTATAAGAGGTAGCAAAGCAAGGATGGCCAGAGCCAGTTGCCAATTTGCTTGAAAAGCAATGACCAGACCGGCGACTGCAGTAGCCGTACTCTGAGCAAGAATAGCCAATGAGTCCCCAACCACCCTTCTTACCAAAACTGCATCCGTGGACAGCCTTGTTCCAATTGCACCACTCGAGTGTTGAGGCTCATCAAACCAACCTATATCCATGTTTACTACTTTCTCAAAGCACATTGATCGCACCCGCTGTATTAACTTACAGCCAGCAATGGCGAAAAAGTAGGTGCTCAACGAGTGAGACAAGAAAGATGCAAAGCCAAGAACAACAAACATTAGTGCCCAAAACTTGGAATCCTTGCTGAGTTCCTGAGGTGGCTCAGAGAACGTTTTGATTATACCAGAAAGCACAGTGCCAAAGATTGGCAATATCACACCATTAGCCACAGCTAGCAGAGCTCCTAAGAGCAATACAGGTATCTCCGGGCTGTTAAGGCGAGCTAGGCGAGAAAGTGGGACTTGTGGAGGTCCTTTATCTGAGGCTTCTGATTTTGAAGGCAATTCAGGCATTGCCTCTTGTGATTTAGTAGTGTGTAGAAAATGACGATGAGGAGCTGATAAGGATTGGGGACCAATTTCTAAAGAATCATGAACTGATATATCCCGTTTCATCTCTTTGCCAATATCTTGCAACCTTAGGAGCTGGTTGTACAATCCTTTACGATCCTTGAGTAGCTCTGCATGTGAACCTGATGTAGAAAGGAAAGGAACTATAATTATATATCAAGTTTCAGGtcttgttcaaattatttcaagttGGGATTCtttttttcaagtcattttcgaGTTCCCCATGATACAATAACTCACATATATGAAAAACTGAAATCACCTTTTTGAACAATCCTTCCCCGATGAATAACTGCGATGAAATGTGCATTCATTACGGTGCTCAAGCGATGGGATACAACGATGACAGTTCGGTTGAGCATGGCTCTTTCCAGTGCGCCTTGAACGATCCTCTCGGATTCTCCATCGAGAGCGCTTGTAGCTTCGTCTAATAGTAGAATTCTGGGGTTTTTCAGAATAGCTCTAGCAATGGCGATCCTCTGTTTTTGTCCCCCAGATAGCTGAATGCCTTGCTCACCCACCATTGTGTCTAGTCCCTGCACCCATCAAAAGCCATTGCAGTTTAggggtttattttaaatatggacTATAGTATGGGGATTCCCGGCGTAAATAACCCCTTCATAATGCagcaaaaaaatcatttggcGGGCCAGCTTCaacaaattaaagataatttacAAACCTGAGGCAATTTAGAGATGAAGTCAGCGGCATTGGCAAGCACAGCAGCAGCTATTACATCTTCACTGCTCGCACCCTCCCTTCCATACGCTATATTCTCTCTAATGCTCCTCGAACCAAACAACACTGGTTCCTGCGAAACCAGCCCTATTTTCCGCCTTATCCATTTAAGCTGCAACTTTCTCAGATCAACACCGTCAATCAGTACCTCCCCAGTCATTGGATCGTAAAACCTTTCTATCAAGCTAATCACCGTCGATTTCCCACTTCCACTGCGTCCCACCAGAGCGGCTGTTTTACCGCTGGGTATAAAAAGAGAGAAGCCTTTAAGTATTAGCTCTTTGGGTCTTGCTGGGTAGCTGAAATAAACTTCCCTTAGTTCGATTTGGCCTGAAATATCACCCATTTTTCTTCCCTTTGGGCTATATACGTCGATCTTTGGTTTCCTTTGAATTACCTCGAACATCTTGAAGGCTGCAGCTTGCCCTGCAGCAAAGGCAGTCAAGCATGTAGATGCCAGTCCTAGATTCCTTCAATCGTACTCCAAACAAAGATTTTTAATGTCAGAATATCATGCATTctgtatatttaattatatgtgtttgagtattaaattgataaaatttataaatatggagggttaaatttattgaattatttagaattaggatcaaattgatggAATGTATAAGTATTGAGGATTAAATATGCTATTATACCAATTAGAAAAACACCAAAGTTCTGCTGGGCAATCAAAATAGAAACTACCTAAAGTAGCCGAAATGATGATTAAAACAGAAATATACTAATAATTGgatcattaattttataatttatcctaGTAATTATTTCATGAAACCCATTAAAAAAACCTGCTCAAATTGGCCCAACTTTTTAGTGATTActctaaacatttcaaaatgatGATATAAGGGTCTAGCACTTACAAACAAAAATCTCAACTGAaggccaattttttttttttttttgaaatgttaaaacAAGGACCGTAATGTGTTTTACTCTAAATATATTAGTATtcacataatttttattataaactgGATTAAAGTGAGAAACCTTCATTCGagaacttttgtaaaagttagACTCTTGtgtaaccattttaaaaaggtttgacACTTATTTGAACAACTGATATAAGGTTGGGCATTAATTTGAACATTTAGCCAAAAACCTTGATAGAAAACTTACAAGGAGCTAATGACAACAGCAAAAATGACGTTGATGACAGTCCCTGCAGTGTAGCCTTTGTCCAGCATCATTTTCCCTCCATACCAAAAAGCAAACCCATAGCTGCTGAATAAAATACACATCAACGTCCCAAATCCCACTCCTGATACCACACTCTCTCGCACCCCCCATTTATAAGCTTTCGACAATGACTGGTTGTAGCTAGCGATGGCCTGTTTCTCGCCTGCAAATGATGCAACCTGTTATTAGGGCAGCATTACGCTTGTTTTCATTTTGTAGTTCCCATAACATAAAACCCAAATTGCTACCATATGTTGCCTACAGTTCTTATTGAGCCGATTGTTTGTTCAGCGATGGTGGCCGCACTTGAATACGAAGCTTGTCCACGGGATGCAAAGCTGCCTGCCACCTTATGCAAGATAGCACCAGAAATGAATAATGGTGGGATTGAAGACAACAGTACAAAAGTGAGTAGCCACCCTCTAACCAAAGCTACGACAAAGCCTCCAGTGAATGCAGCCACTTGCTGTATGAAGCTTCCGACCTGCCGTACATAAATCATGCaacacaataatttttttaaatttctcacTAAACATACCCAAACTATGAacttcattttaaattggtccctaaatttcaaatcattataattaCATCCTAAACTATTGAGATTATATCAATTAGGTTATTTcgttattaaaatcattagtTTAACTGTTAAATGACATGTTAGATTTTATGTGACataatctaaaatgaaaattttaaagaaaaataaatatcgtaAAAATggtgtttaatttaaaattcttagttttaagttttctaAGTTTTTTACAGAACTTtatcattaactcttttttagtctttatatttgactttacttttaaaagttatacgataacgttttatttttaaaatttattttaaatttagatacaTAAGATTTGACATGTCATTTAACGTTTTagttaacaattttaataatgaaaggATCTAATCGATAGAACATTGGTAGTTTGaggatataattaaaacattttgaagATTGAAGGTCAATTTACAATGATGGTCATAGTTTGGAGATATCTGGTGCAATTAGCCTATTAggctttttaaatattttgaaaatttcaattaagcACTAGTTTTTTTGGAAGTTCTCATTaagtattcaaaattttgaaaatttaaattaaacccCTCagttgtttttgaatttttcatggaacccgtaaatttttaaatttttaattaaaccccTTGAATAAACGACATAGAAAGCTAAAAAAatgcttcttttcttttcttttcttttttggctaACTCTAAATAGAAAACGGATTGTATAAAAATGTAATACCATGTTATCTATATCTTTTTCTAACGGGaaaatgacaaatcagattctaatgacatgttttggtgtagtgcatTATATATACCTTCTCTCCAATGGCATCTCGGATAAGAATGGTGTCGCCTGACATCCTCCCGATCACTTCTCCGCCGGTGATCACATCGTCAAAATAGCTGATATCCTGCCTCAATATAGTCTTGAGGTATAAACTTCTTATTCTTGCTGCCTGCCGCTCTCCGGTGACCATCCAAGATGCCACCTCTGCaacaaacatttaattaatccATCATTCTCATATTTGTTTCCTCTCAACTTAAgcttaattatcaaatttattataaagtaattaaatactatatatatatatatgcttacgCAAAAATGATACCACGGCTGATGCCACAGCTAAGTACAAAAACTTGAGTGACACCTGAACATCATAGAATATTTgtgaattaaaataagtttcCCATCATGCCAAAAAAACCACTAGCTAAttttaaacaacaaataaatacGAGGAATTTATTGTTATATATCAATCAATTGAATCTTACTTCGATTAGTATAAGAATTATTGTCAATATAGAAGGACGTGAATTTAAATGTGTTAAAGCGTATTATTCTGAATAAtacataattcaaaaattttaaacctctACCCGACGGTGGGTGGTGGTTTAGTGAGTACCGGAAGATGTTGGGGGTACATACCTGTGTAACATCGTGTACGGCAGTAGCGGTGGTCACACTTTTCCCGATGGAATCAACTAATTGGCCGAAGAATATGGTCATAACCGGCATACATACCCCATTTCCCACGGCACTTATTGAACCCACTCCCATCAATCCATAATCCAATGAATCCGCATACGAAAACAGTTTCCAATATGCTACTGCCCTCCTTCCATCTTCCTCCTTCTCCTCCTCCCTCATTTTTAAACACTTCAACTTGCAGCTGCAacagaaagaaaggaaaaagaaagaagaacctTGTTGattgttaatttgttgttttaagcACTAATCAAAACATGCATGCATGGCAGGACCATAACATGCGTGAAATGAAGGTGGGAAGAAGATTAATGGTGGAGGCTGAAGGCAAAGGCAACAAACGAGGGAATCAAGGAAGAAGAACAATGAAGAAACAATTTATTTGGAATATTACTGCCGATCGATGGAGCAAGAAGACGATACTCGGAATATTGGGCGACGGAGGTGGGAACAAAACAAATTTACTTTGATCCATAATGTACTATGCATCGTTTATCACAACgctgtttaattttgtttatctaTATCTATTTTACTGTGATACTCTATACGACCATAGGTTGGCAATTGGCTTGCCCATCATCATTCTACCCagctatgctattattattttatgattttgttttcaaGAGAAGGGATTGTATATCATACTTATTTCTTtctaataggagaatgacaaatcgaTATCGAATtaggaaaatatcgatacccttgtTCTAGTGattgttttggaaattttgttaagcatgtttaatcattattataattagttcatttaaagtatttttggcatgttttaatgATCTCAAAAAGTCCAATATACATACATTATTGGACCTTTTGAATAACAGTCGAGAAGACCTTATGAAACTTGAATACTTTCGCATAGAagatgtaaaataaatattgggcATTCTAGAAAAGAAGTAGAAAAAGCATTTCgaaattgatttattaaaatttttaaattgatatttacttgattaaaaatttataagatcACTGAGAAGAGGATGATTTCTTAACAATGTGACAATTTACCATGAGTATGACATGAGACAATAGTGTGGCATCCTGATATTCAAGCTTGATGACCAGGccaagtatagggtgttacatttccaATAGGAAAATAACAAgtcaaatttagataaaaatgacgtggaatcataattttatacaatattttttcttgtatttaatTATCCAAATATATGGATATAGCAAAAATTATAGTATTGCGTTAAGAATTTTGGTATCTAAATCCGGAATTTGACGACCTGTCACCATTGACTGCCGCTCTCCAACGAACAACCAATACTAAAAATCAaccttaacattattttttctattttcctaaTCTGAcatcaattttatcaaaataagtattaattttCCTAGATTTACAACTAAACTTTCGACCTCTTTTTCTTCGATCACTATTTTCAGTCGTCGGATCGGTCTAAAATTTAAGTATGTTGCCTCCTCTTAAACTATTATTTCATTGTTTGGATTTGTCAAAGTGACCTAAAATTTGCATGAGAAATCAACAACTCCCCCTCTCTTATTCTTCAAGAAAACTAATTATTTCTTTTGCTTTTGTTATTCAACATTGATTTttcaacttgaaaaaaaattcttctCTGTTTTTGCCTCAAGATTCAAAATGattgagaaaattttgtttgtaTGAAAGGATTTTCATCTCCATTTTTGTTTGCATGGAGAAATTTGGgtgttaaaaaaattcttttggtgttggtttttatttgaaaaagagaataactttgaaaattattttttgggtttaagCTCTCAATGTAACACCCTACACTCAATCCGAAAGACAATCGAATGCACAAGGTTACATTGATTATCGAAATAACCTCAAATAAATCGAAATAGGTAAATTCACGATTATTGAACttgttaaaatgatatttataagCATTCAAACATATTTGATAATAGCTAAACAGAATTACAACTAAAATGACCTTAAAAACAACATTTGAACTCAAAATGCCAGAAACAAGAGTTCAGTACCGACACCTAACCCCTATGCATCAATACCTTAACCAATAATTCAGATAGACTATTACAATGATCTAGATTCCGATACATATATCTATGTTCCAATATCTCATAGTTCAATAGGATAATTcaagattaaatctcaaaagaTGATTGATCATAGTGATTGaagtaaaattcaaataatttattaaatttgagaaaatccAAAATTGTAACTTTAGTTTGATAAAGTATTTGTCtccaaattttacttaatcatggtTCGAC
This genomic window from Gossypium raimondii isolate GPD5lz chromosome 10, ASM2569854v1, whole genome shotgun sequence contains:
- the LOC105777407 gene encoding ABC transporter B family member 4 isoform X2, whose translation is MFEVIQRKPKIDVYSPKGRKMGDISGQIELREVYFSYPARPKELILKGFSLFIPSGKTAALVGRSGSGKSTVISLIERFYDPMTGEVLIDGVDLRKLQLKWIRRKIGLVSQEPVLFGSRSIRENIAYGREGASSEDVIAAAVLANAADFISKLPQGLDTMVGEQGIQLSGGQKQRIAIARAILKNPRILLLDEATSALDGESERIVQGALERAMLNRTVIVVSHRLSTVMNAHFIAVIHRGRIVQKGSHAELLKDRKGLYNQLLRLQDIGKEMKRDISVHDSLEIGPQSLSAPHRHFLHTTKSQEAMPELPSKSEASDKGPPQVPLSRLARLNSPEIPVLLLGALLAVANGVILPIFGTVLSGIIKTFSEPPQELSKDSKFWALMFVVLGFASFLSHSLSTYFFAIAGCKLIQRVRSMCFEKVVNMDIGWFDEPQHSSGAIGTRLSTDAVLVRRVVGDSLAILAQSTATAVAGLVIAFQANWQLALAILALLPLIGISGYGQLKSMKGFTANAKKMYEEANQVANEAVGSMRTVASFCAEKKVVKQYEKKCEAPLKAGIRHGLISGIGLGMSSFFLFFAYAISFYVGALVVHHGKATFHQVFRVFFALSVTAIGISQSNSLAPDTSKAKVSVASIFEILDQRSKIDPSQNCGKRSKHVKGDIQFRHVRFKYPSRPDIKIFRDLCLTIRAGMTVALVGESGSGKSTFISLLQRFYEPDAGRITLDGIEISKLQLKWLRQQMGLVSQEPVLFNDTIRANIAYGKAGNVTEAEIVAAAKLANAHNFISSLQQGYNAVVGERGINLSGGQKQRVAIARAVIRAPKILLLDEATSALDAECERAVQEALERVMVGRTTVVVSHRLSTIKGADLIAVIRNGVIVEKGRHETLIKIKDGFYTSLMAPRNKM
- the LOC105777407 gene encoding ABC transporter B family member 4 isoform X1 encodes the protein MCILFSSYGFAFWYGGKMMLDKGYTAGTVINVIFAVVISSLNLGLASTCLTAFAAGQAAAFKMFEVIQRKPKIDVYSPKGRKMGDISGQIELREVYFSYPARPKELILKGFSLFIPSGKTAALVGRSGSGKSTVISLIERFYDPMTGEVLIDGVDLRKLQLKWIRRKIGLVSQEPVLFGSRSIRENIAYGREGASSEDVIAAAVLANAADFISKLPQGLDTMVGEQGIQLSGGQKQRIAIARAILKNPRILLLDEATSALDGESERIVQGALERAMLNRTVIVVSHRLSTVMNAHFIAVIHRGRIVQKGSHAELLKDRKGLYNQLLRLQDIGKEMKRDISVHDSLEIGPQSLSAPHRHFLHTTKSQEAMPELPSKSEASDKGPPQVPLSRLARLNSPEIPVLLLGALLAVANGVILPIFGTVLSGIIKTFSEPPQELSKDSKFWALMFVVLGFASFLSHSLSTYFFAIAGCKLIQRVRSMCFEKVVNMDIGWFDEPQHSSGAIGTRLSTDAVLVRRVVGDSLAILAQSTATAVAGLVIAFQANWQLALAILALLPLIGISGYGQLKSMKGFTANAKKMYEEANQVANEAVGSMRTVASFCAEKKVVKQYEKKCEAPLKAGIRHGLISGIGLGMSSFFLFFAYAISFYVGALVVHHGKATFHQVFRVFFALSVTAIGISQSNSLAPDTSKAKVSVASIFEILDQRSKIDPSQNCGKRSKHVKGDIQFRHVRFKYPSRPDIKIFRDLCLTIRAGMTVALVGESGSGKSTFISLLQRFYEPDAGRITLDGIEISKLQLKWLRQQMGLVSQEPVLFNDTIRANIAYGKAGNVTEAEIVAAAKLANAHNFISSLQQGYNAVVGERGINLSGGQKQRVAIARAVIRAPKILLLDEATSALDAECERAVQEALERVMVGRTTVVVSHRLSTIKGADLIAVIRNGVIVEKGRHETLIKIKDGFYTSLMAPRNKM